In one window of Kwoniella newhampshirensis strain CBS 13917 chromosome 14, whole genome shotgun sequence DNA:
- a CDS encoding arginine N-methyltransferase 2: MDQDLDPQFLNLAHKLLAASQSAPPSILLRLLKQGAPAWYQDAELGWSCLHYAAERREPETLRVLLEGGAVWNAVDKWGRTAGEICLSLGDEEGWAIIRNEGIRSEMLHHALAGPSSPSSDSSTNIKLRAEDNTSAGDNLIFLKSKLTWDVGDDGKERVLDADGNGVMMGWEEPLMAEHVRLMIADHPNAQPGAEGMSILNVGYGLGIVDRLFQTPQSPDDPQPAHHTIIEAHPQVLEYIREKGVHLLPNVQILEGRWQDWLLDPEKIGEVLSGTPGGTGYDAIFVDTFAEGYEDLKAFFEVIPDILDAENGVFSFWNGLGATNATIYSVSSALAELHLEDVGLEVEWHDVLIPESLREEVWKGVRRRYWELPGYRLPIGKMRLM, encoded by the exons ATGGACCAAGATCTCGATCCTCAGTTCCTCAATCTCGCTCACAAACTCCTCGCGGCCTCCCAATCCGCCCCaccctccatcctccttcgactCCTGAAACAAGGGGCACCGGCATGGTATCAAGATGCAGAACTGGGATGGTCATGTCTCCATTATGCTGCGGAACGTAGAGAACCGGAAACCTTGAGGGTGCTattggaaggaggagcggtATGGAACGCGGTCGATAAGTGGGGCCGAACGGCGGGTGAGATCTGTTTGTCGTTgggtgacgaagagggtTGGGCAATCATCAGAAATGAAGGCATCAGGTCAG AAATGCTGCATCACGCTCTGGCAGGtccttcgtctccctcttcgGATTCATCGACGAACATCAAGTTACGAGCAGAAGACAATACTTCGGCAGGGGACAACTTAATTTTTCTCAAATCAAAGCTGACGTGGGAtgtgggagatgatggaaaaGAGAGAGTCTTGGACGCAGATGGGaatgg CGtgatgatgggatgggaagaaCCACTCA TGGCCGAACATGTCCGACTCATGATCGCTGATCATCCGAACGCTCAACCTGGAGCCGAAGGAATGTCGATTTTGAACGTTGGATATGGCTTGGGTATT GTCGATAGACTTTTCCAAACCCCTCAATCTCCCGATGACCCTCAACCCGCCCATCACACAATCATCGAAGCCCATCCCCAAGTCCTCGAATATATCCGTGAAAAGGGAGTGCATCTTCTACCCAACGTTCAGATCCTCGAGGGCAGATGGCAAGACTGGTTATTAGATCCTGAGAAGATCGGAGAGGTGTTGAGCGGAACACCTGGAGGGACGGGGTATGATGCTATCTTTGTCGACACCTTTGCCGAGGGTTATGAAG ACCTCAAGGCATTCTTCGAGGTGATACCTGATATCCTCGATGCCGAGAATGGAGTATTCTCATTCTGGAACGGCTTGGGAGCGACCA ATGCTACGATCTACTCTGTCTCCTCAGCCTTGGCCGAACTACATCTAGAAGATGTTGGACTAGAAGTAGAATGGCACGATGTCCTCATCCCCGAAAGTctacgagaagaagtatGGAAGGGTGTCAGGAGACGATACTGGGAATTACCGGGATATCGTCTACCTATCGGTAAGATGCGATTGATGTGA